From the candidate division Zixibacteria bacterium HGW-Zixibacteria-1 genome, one window contains:
- a CDS encoding disulfide reductase, with product MSTVDINPNGAPKIGVYVCHCGINIAHMVDINSTVEFAAKLPHVTIAKEYKFMCSDPGQELIQEDIRSGKIDRVVVASCSPLMHEPTFRRAMVAANANAFLFQMANIREHVSWVTKDKAAATEKAKALIAAAVARVAWHRPLEQSRVPVNPNVLVVGGGIAGIHAALTMADSGRKVFLVEREPTIGGHMAQFDKTFPTLDCSACILTPKMSAVRSHPNITLWTYSEIDNVQGYVGNFKVKVKRKPRYVIEDQCVGCLDCIEACIFKKGKTPDEFNVGLSKRKPIYVPFPQATPLVAVIDPEDCAHFRTGKCKKTCVEVCQKNAIDLEQTAEIKEIDVGAIILATGYRAFDASRISRYGYGKYPNVYSSLEVERLTNAAGPTGGEIVMRDGKKPKAVGVVHCVGSRDNKTNKYCSKVCCMYSLKLAHLVKERTGAEIYNFYIDMRTPGKGYEEFYEKLLMEDVHFIRGRVAEVTDWAMTPEEEGHLVIRAEDTLIGSVRRIPVDMVILSVGLEPQTDHEDVRRMFNISCSREGWFLERHPKLAPVSTFTDGVFLAGACQGPKDIPESVAQAGAAAAEALALVDKGFVQLEPNTAYVQAEHCSGCHTCINLCPYSAINFIAEKHAAEVNGAMCKGCGTCVAACPSGALQQNLFTDEQIFHEIEGVINYV from the coding sequence ATGTCCACAGTTGATATAAATCCCAATGGCGCACCGAAAATCGGTGTGTATGTCTGTCACTGCGGTATCAATATCGCCCATATGGTCGATATCAACAGCACCGTCGAATTTGCCGCCAAATTGCCCCATGTGACGATTGCCAAAGAATATAAATTCATGTGCTCCGATCCGGGACAGGAATTGATACAGGAAGATATCCGCTCCGGTAAGATCGACCGCGTCGTGGTTGCCTCGTGCTCGCCCCTGATGCATGAACCGACTTTCCGGCGGGCCATGGTGGCGGCTAATGCCAACGCGTTCTTGTTCCAGATGGCCAATATCCGCGAGCATGTGAGCTGGGTCACCAAAGATAAAGCGGCTGCGACCGAAAAAGCCAAGGCGCTGATTGCCGCGGCGGTCGCGCGGGTCGCCTGGCACCGTCCGCTGGAGCAGAGCCGGGTGCCGGTTAATCCCAATGTCCTGGTGGTCGGAGGCGGTATCGCCGGAATTCATGCCGCTCTCACCATGGCCGATTCCGGCCGCAAGGTCTTCCTGGTCGAGCGCGAACCGACTATCGGCGGGCACATGGCCCAGTTCGACAAGACTTTCCCGACTCTCGACTGCTCCGCCTGTATCCTGACGCCGAAAATGTCGGCGGTGCGTTCGCATCCCAATATCACTCTCTGGACCTATTCCGAGATCGATAATGTGCAAGGATATGTGGGCAATTTCAAGGTGAAAGTAAAACGCAAACCGCGCTATGTCATCGAGGATCAATGCGTCGGCTGCCTCGACTGCATCGAGGCCTGCATTTTCAAGAAAGGCAAAACGCCCGATGAATTCAATGTCGGCCTGAGCAAACGCAAGCCGATCTATGTACCTTTCCCGCAAGCGACGCCGCTGGTGGCGGTGATTGATCCCGAAGACTGCGCCCATTTCCGCACCGGCAAGTGCAAGAAAACGTGTGTCGAAGTCTGCCAGAAGAATGCGATTGATTTAGAACAGACAGCCGAAATAAAGGAAATCGATGTCGGCGCCATTATCCTGGCCACCGGCTACCGGGCTTTCGACGCCTCGCGCATTTCACGCTACGGTTACGGCAAGTACCCCAATGTCTATTCCAGTCTTGAAGTGGAACGGCTGACCAATGCCGCCGGGCCGACCGGTGGGGAAATTGTCATGAGGGATGGCAAGAAACCCAAGGCGGTCGGGGTCGTGCATTGTGTCGGAAGCCGCGACAATAAAACCAATAAGTACTGCTCCAAGGTGTGCTGTATGTACTCTCTCAAACTGGCACATCTGGTCAAGGAGCGTACGGGAGCGGAAATTTACAATTTCTATATTGATATGCGGACGCCCGGCAAGGGTTATGAGGAATTCTACGAGAAACTCTTGATGGAAGATGTCCACTTCATCCGCGGCCGGGTGGCCGAAGTCACCGACTGGGCCATGACCCCCGAGGAAGAAGGGCATCTGGTTATCCGGGCCGAGGATACGTTGATCGGGTCGGTCCGCCGCATCCCGGTCGATATGGTCATACTCTCGGTTGGTCTTGAGCCGCAGACTGATCATGAGGATGTCCGCCGGATGTTCAATATCAGTTGCAGTCGTGAAGGCTGGTTCCTGGAGCGGCATCCCAAACTGGCTCCCGTGTCAACCTTCACCGACGGTGTTTTTCTGGCCGGGGCCTGCCAGGGACCAAAGGATATTCCCGAGAGTGTCGCCCAGGCCGGGGCGGCGGCGGCCGAGGCACTGGCGCTGGTTGATAAAGGCTTCGTGCAACTGGAACCGAACACTGCTTATGTTCAGGCCGAACACTGCTCCGGGTGCCATACCTGTATCAATCTCTGCCCGTACAGCGCCATCAATTTCATCGCGGAAAAGCATGCGGCCGAAGTGAACGGGGCCATGTGCAAGGGCTGCGGGACATGTGTGGCGGCCTGTCCGTCAGGCGCCCTGCAGCAGAATCTTTTCACCGATGAACAGATTTTCCATGAAATCGAAGGAGTCATCAATTATGTCTGA
- a CDS encoding disulfide reductase encodes MSYMYFPGCSLKGTGRAYEESMLAVFEALKIPMKEIDDWNCCGATAYMSVSELKAFALSARNFALAEQQNGDNGSAEMVVPCAACYLGLNKARRYLNEYKTLNDTVKRALAAGGLEYHGHTKIRHPLDVLVNDIGTERIAEQVNRPLAGLKVACYYGCQLVRPFADFDDQHDPTSMNRIVKALGGETIDWPLKTRCCGGSLTGTIQDVGLRLSYILLNEAKKRGSDVIITACPLCQFNLECYQPQIAKRFGGGGEIPVVYFTQLMGIAFGLEQRKLGMNRLFVRLQPSNELREVAGGQHVHS; translated from the coding sequence ATGAGTTACATGTATTTCCCTGGATGCTCCTTAAAGGGTACCGGCCGGGCATACGAGGAATCGATGCTGGCCGTGTTCGAGGCTCTGAAAATCCCGATGAAGGAAATCGATGACTGGAATTGTTGCGGCGCCACCGCTTATATGTCGGTCAGCGAGCTCAAAGCCTTTGCGCTCAGTGCCCGCAATTTCGCCCTGGCCGAACAGCAGAACGGCGATAACGGCAGCGCCGAGATGGTTGTTCCCTGCGCCGCCTGTTATCTCGGTCTGAACAAGGCCAGGCGCTATCTGAATGAATATAAGACGTTGAACGACACTGTCAAGCGCGCCCTGGCCGCCGGCGGGCTGGAATATCATGGTCATACCAAAATCAGGCATCCGCTTGATGTCCTGGTCAATGACATCGGCACCGAAAGAATCGCCGAACAGGTTAACCGGCCGCTAGCCGGTCTGAAAGTCGCCTGCTATTACGGCTGTCAGTTGGTTCGCCCCTTTGCCGATTTCGACGATCAACATGACCCGACCTCAATGAATCGCATCGTCAAGGCTCTGGGCGGCGAAACCATCGACTGGCCCCTCAAGACCAGATGTTGCGGCGGTTCATTGACTGGAACGATACAGGATGTCGGTCTGAGATTGAGCTACATCTTACTGAATGAGGCAAAAAAGCGCGGCAGCGACGTCATCATCACTGCCTGCCCGCTCTGCCAGTTCAATCTGGAATGTTATCAGCCGCAAATAGCAAAACGATTCGGCGGCGGCGGCGAAATTCCGGTTGTCTATTTCACCCAGTTGATGGGCATTGCCTTCGGTCTTGAACAGCGCAAGCTGGGCATGAACCGTCTCTTTGTCCGGCTTCAGCCGTCAAATGAATTGCGAGAAGTTGCAGGAGGTCAGCATGTCCACAGTTGA
- a CDS encoding heterodisulfide reductase, whose protein sequence is MEKWQGWRKIRYEAELDSSFSREIASIPGGDKLFSCIQCGTCSGMCPMSPYMDFTPRQIIAMIRAGCKGEVLSSYTTWLCASCYSCTVECPKEIKLTDIMYAVKRLAIRGKVYPKRFPISVLAGEFFKCVERDGRSSEGRLLLRLFLKTNPFQMFKQAGLGWKLLIRGRFSLKKESIKRKDELKSILKMLEKEHMVKSKEELEAIGEVNL, encoded by the coding sequence ATGGAAAAATGGCAAGGGTGGCGCAAAATTCGTTATGAGGCGGAACTGGATTCGAGTTTCTCCCGCGAAATTGCGTCAATTCCCGGCGGGGATAAGCTTTTCAGTTGTATCCAGTGCGGGACGTGCAGCGGCATGTGCCCGATGAGCCCGTACATGGATTTCACCCCGCGACAAATTATCGCCATGATTCGGGCCGGATGCAAAGGTGAAGTGCTCAGCAGTTACACCACCTGGCTGTGTGCTTCATGCTATTCCTGCACCGTCGAATGCCCCAAAGAGATCAAACTTACCGATATTATGTATGCCGTCAAGCGGCTGGCCATCCGCGGAAAAGTCTATCCCAAACGTTTCCCAATCTCGGTTCTGGCCGGTGAGTTTTTCAAATGTGTCGAAAGGGACGGCCGCAGCAGCGAGGGCCGCCTGTTGCTTCGGCTCTTTTTGAAAACCAATCCCTTTCAGATGTTCAAGCAGGCCGGTTTGGGCTGGAAGTTGTTGATACGCGGCCGCTTCAGCCTCAAAAAAGAATCGATCAAACGCAAGGATGAATTGAAAAGCATCCTTAAAATGCTCGAAAAAGAGCATATGGTCAAGAGCAAAGAGGAATTGGAAGCAATTGGGGAGGTAAATCTATGA
- a CDS encoding uracil-DNA glycosylase gives MNTKDYRLGIEGAMGLEENYQDYSVCTLCSLHTTRISTPAGEGDQKSKIMVVAQAPGEKENLTGRMFVGPAGEILNSLFEVNGIKRADLYMTNLIKCHLPGSKHPSHEHIDNCSRYLDREIDLIKPEAIATLGYYATKYIYEKYSTDLLGKADIFNLVGKIYWISGKKILALQHPSALLYKDSIRGDMVRDYHKLKVLLEDCKYCPVCPIGKFRDRGLISEEWAELYCHGDWENCHRYKMEEKGIDVPDHVLPDGRYDSQIKNFLK, from the coding sequence TTGAATACCAAAGACTATCGCTTGGGAATCGAGGGGGCGATGGGGCTTGAGGAAAATTACCAGGACTACAGCGTCTGTACGCTTTGTTCTCTGCATACGACCCGGATAAGTACGCCCGCCGGTGAGGGTGACCAGAAAAGCAAAATTATGGTTGTCGCCCAGGCCCCGGGAGAAAAGGAAAATCTGACCGGAAGGATGTTTGTCGGCCCGGCCGGGGAGATTCTGAACAGCCTTTTTGAAGTCAACGGGATAAAGCGCGCCGATCTCTATATGACAAATCTGATTAAGTGTCATTTGCCCGGATCGAAGCACCCCAGCCATGAACATATCGACAACTGCAGCAGGTATCTCGACAGGGAAATCGATCTTATCAAGCCGGAGGCCATCGCCACCCTGGGTTATTATGCCACCAAATATATTTATGAAAAATACAGCACCGACCTGCTGGGCAAAGCCGACATTTTCAATCTGGTCGGCAAAATATATTGGATTTCCGGCAAGAAAATCCTGGCCCTTCAGCACCCTTCGGCTCTCTTATATAAGGATTCGATCAGGGGAGATATGGTCAGGGATTATCATAAGCTTAAAGTACTCCTTGAAGACTGCAAGTACTGCCCTGTCTGTCCAATCGGTAAATTCCGCGACCGGGGCCTCATCAGTGAAGAATGGGCCGAATTGTACTGTCATGGCGACTGGGAAAATTGCCACCGCTACAAAATGGAAGAAAAGGGAATCGACGTTCCCGACCATGTGCTTCCTGATGGACGCTATGACTCGCAAATAAAAAATTTCCTGAAATAA
- a CDS encoding glutamate dehydrogenase, protein MAQAQFDKVADILQLDVPTRDLLREPMREYSFSIPIRMDDGIYKVFRGFRVQHNDSRGPCKGGIRFHPQETIDTVRALSMWMTWKCSVVDIPLGGGKGGVICDPHNLSANEQEQICRGWVRQLAKVVGPLADVPAPDVMTSSQHMLWMLDEFEHIHGNKFPGFITGKPVGMGGSLGRTEATGFGVVYTMREALKQLNIRPEDTIASVQGFGNVSQYAIRLYTQLGGNVICVSCWDQNDQTSYSFKKKDGIDIDALLKITDRFGGIDKAKAKDLGYEVLPGDAWIEQDVDILIPAALENQITAETAPKMSKRVKVIAEGANGPTTPEADKIIEERKIFLIPDFLANAGGVTCSYFEQVQSNMNYFWEKDEVLGKLDIKMTSAFLAVSDIARKRKLYMRDAAYVISVARVAQACHDRGWV, encoded by the coding sequence ATGGCTCAGGCTCAGTTCGATAAGGTCGCCGATATTCTTCAACTGGATGTCCCGACGCGCGATCTGCTGAGAGAACCGATGCGTGAATATTCATTCAGTATTCCCATTCGTATGGATGACGGCATATACAAAGTGTTCAGAGGTTTCCGGGTGCAGCACAATGATTCGCGCGGCCCGTGCAAGGGCGGCATCAGGTTCCACCCGCAGGAGACAATCGATACGGTGCGGGCGTTGTCGATGTGGATGACGTGGAAATGTTCCGTGGTCGACATTCCTCTGGGCGGCGGCAAGGGCGGTGTTATCTGCGATCCGCACAACCTGAGCGCGAACGAGCAGGAACAGATTTGCCGCGGATGGGTCAGGCAGCTGGCCAAGGTGGTCGGCCCGCTGGCCGACGTTCCGGCGCCTGATGTGATGACCTCATCACAGCACATGCTCTGGATGCTTGATGAATTCGAACATATTCACGGCAATAAATTCCCCGGTTTCATCACCGGCAAACCGGTCGGCATGGGGGGTTCGCTCGGACGAACCGAAGCGACCGGTTTCGGCGTGGTTTACACGATGCGCGAGGCGCTCAAGCAGTTGAATATCAGGCCGGAAGACACGATTGCATCGGTGCAGGGATTCGGCAATGTCTCCCAGTATGCTATCAGGCTGTACACCCAGTTGGGCGGGAATGTGATCTGTGTTTCCTGCTGGGATCAAAATGATCAGACCTCGTATTCCTTCAAGAAGAAAGACGGGATCGATATTGACGCGCTGTTGAAGATAACCGATCGATTCGGCGGTATCGACAAGGCCAAAGCCAAAGATCTGGGATATGAAGTTCTTCCGGGCGATGCCTGGATCGAGCAGGATGTGGATATCCTGATACCTGCGGCTCTCGAAAATCAAATCACGGCCGAAACGGCTCCGAAAATGAGCAAGCGAGTAAAGGTTATCGCCGAAGGCGCCAACGGCCCGACCACTCCGGAAGCGGATAAGATTATCGAAGAGCGCAAAATATTCCTGATTCCCGATTTTCTGGCCAATGCCGGCGGGGTTACCTGCAGTTATTTCGAGCAGGTTCAGAGCAATATGAACTACTTCTGGGAAAAGGATGAGGTTCTCGGCAAACTCGATATCAAGATGACCTCGGCCTTCCTGGCGGTCAGCGATATTGCCCGGAAACGGAAATTGTATATGCGTGACGCGGCCTATGTGATTTCGGTCGCGCGTGTCGCCCAGGCCTGCCATGACCGCGGCTGGGTTTAA